The Cryptococcus gattii WM276 chromosome F, complete sequence genome segment GTTTTCTAATCCACTTCATCCTGTTCTCAATCTATTGcgtcttcttcccattctGCACCCACTTGCCATTCTCATCCTTGTGTCTGACAGTAAAGCATGCGAGGCCGGTGTATTCGCATCTTTGTTTTATATTTCTGGTCAGTATCACATCTCATGATGGCAAATAAGGCAGTGGAATAATGGAGGATAAAAAGAATAAAGGGAGAAAATTAGGGAGGTGTGCGTGAAAAACTTACATTTGCCAGATAACTTCCCTCGCGAATCGAACATAGTTGAACAACGCCACCACAAACGACATCCAGATGAAGACATTAGCTGCAACAGGGGAGGACTGGACCAAAGGTTCACTTAAGCAAAAAGACAATATCAGACTTCTGTTACAAAAATGGTGATAACAAAGAAATCAAAGGCTCACCGGCCAAAGAGCCAGCCCATGTTGGCATCAGCCGCCCCGAAGAGCGAGAAGATCATCATACCATTCCAGTAAGGGAAGCTACTCTTTGTAACGTGTGCAAGGATAAGTTGGGAGACTTGGTAAGAGAAACTAATCTCTAGCTATCAGCATCCGatttccttttccttttaTAAAGATTTTTTTGAAGAGCTTTTGTACGTACGCCATACCCCAGTATCCCAAGAACGGCAACATCCTTGAATCATGCACGATGCAAACTCCACCCTTTAACTCGGCATGCAACCACGCAACAAGGATCGCAGTATGCGTGAAGAAGGGTAAGAGACCAAACAAGGGCGGCAAAATGGCTTTACCGGCTTTTCGACGACTAGTGATGACGTTGTGGTAGCTGGTTACAATGTTGGCAAGCGTCCCAACTGCACCGAACGACATGAATGCCACATTGGCCGGGATACTCTCCAGCCTGACGTATTTCCAGACACCGAAGGATTCAAGTAGACCGTCGACTTTCTGGACATATGGGAAAAGTTGAGGAGCGAGGTAGAGAACTGGTTTGAGTAGGGGTTGGGACCAGAAACTGGAGCCGAGAGGGTGAAGAGCGGTAATGATGTAGATACCGACAATGAGGAGGATACCTTCAACAGGACCGGAAAAGGCGGAAAGGTACAGAGTGCCGGTGTGGTATTCTTCCCAGGTGGAGACGTAAAAGTTGCAGAGAGAAGCGACTTGGGATGCGACGGTCCACCATGATTGGTTAAGGCCCAAGGCGTGGCAAGCGAGGATCACTTCGAGCTGTGTGCTGGTTAGCGTCTACATCGTTTAGAAGTCTTATATAACCACTGTCGTAATAACTGGGGAATGTACATACAGTGGTATTGATAGCATCTAAGCGTAATGTATGAGCGACGTCTGGACATCCTTAGAACGAGAACATGATACCCACCACATCCATGGTCAAACATCTCTCCCAGGGCACTGGCCATCCCTGTCCGCCTAGCTTGCTTTCCATCAATCGCATCCATACTCTGGTACGCGAAAAGCCCAAACGCAAAAGAAAGATACACCCAAGTAGGGAGTGCTGTCCCCTGGTACATCGGGTCAAAAAACAAGAGGGTGCCGACATTGGTGAAGACAAAACAGAGGCCGATGAAGGTGATGGTGTTCGGAGCAATGTTCTTAGGGAACAAGGTGACGAGCCATGCCCAGAATGGGCCGAGGATGTACTTGCTGACAACGGACTTGTCGATACCCGAGTATTTGTAGGCGTCGAGCCCTGTGAACTGGGACT includes the following:
- a CDS encoding Diacylglycerol cholinephosphotransferase, putative (Similar to TIGR gene model, INSD accession AAW44309.1); protein product: MRITKSQFTGLDAYKYSGIDKSVVSKYILGPFWAWLVTLFPKNIAPNTITFIGLCFVFTNVGTLLFFDPMYQGTALPTWVYLSFAFGLFAYQSMDAIDGKQARRTGMASALGEMFDHGCDAINTTLEVILACHALGLNQSWWTVASQVASLCNFYVSTWEEYHTGTLYLSAFSGPVEGILLIVGIYIITALHPLGSSFWSQPLLKPVLYLAPQLFPYVQKVDGLLESFGVWKYVRLESIPANVAFMSFGAVGTLANIVTSYHNVITSRRKAGKAILPPLFGLLPFFTHTAILVAWLHAELKGGVCIVHDSRMLPFLGYWGMAFSYQVSQLILAHVTKSSFPYWNGMMIFSLFGAADANMGWLFGREPLVQSSPVAANVFIWMSFVVALFNYVRFAREVIWQICEYTGLACFTVRHKDENGKWVQNGKKTQ